Proteins encoded together in one Aminipila butyrica window:
- a CDS encoding aldehyde dehydrogenase, whose translation MEREWTRTDVKGLLSRHRRYFDTKATRAVDFRLRQLKALKQGLKKHEEALCEALKNDLGKHSSESYMTEVGFLYASLSNAINHLKKWDRPQRKQTPLFLMPARSYAVREPYGTVLILGAYNYPVQLLLEPLIGAIAAGNTAVLKTSELAAHTAAALRQMIEDTFETDYVTCLEGGPETGDALVHSAFDYIFFTGSESVGRKVLQAAAENLVPVTLELGGKSPVIVDESANLKAAARRIVWGKLLNAGQTCVAPDYVLVHQSVEEKLLEQMKKAVRKYYGKNVEKSRDYGRIIDRRQFQRISKLIALEKDSLFFGGGSNPQTLYIEPTILRLAGWDHPVMEEEIFGPVLPVIAYGELEGAISRIQQRPKPLALYLFTRRKKVEKKVIKELSSGGACINDTILHLANHWLPFGGVGRSGMGSYHGQQSFHTFSHEKGVLKKPASLNNTLAYPPFTKGKLWLVKRFLR comes from the coding sequence ATGGAGAGGGAATGGACGAGAACGGATGTGAAGGGGCTTTTAAGCCGTCACCGCCGGTATTTTGATACGAAGGCAACTAGAGCTGTAGATTTCCGATTGCGGCAACTGAAAGCCTTGAAACAAGGATTAAAAAAGCATGAGGAGGCTCTTTGTGAGGCCTTAAAGAATGATTTGGGCAAACACAGCAGCGAAAGCTACATGACTGAAGTGGGCTTTCTCTATGCCAGTTTGTCAAATGCAATCAACCATTTAAAAAAGTGGGACAGGCCTCAACGAAAGCAGACGCCCCTATTCTTGATGCCAGCCAGAAGCTATGCTGTCCGGGAGCCTTACGGCACGGTGTTGATTTTAGGTGCTTATAACTATCCAGTTCAGCTGTTGCTGGAGCCCTTAATTGGCGCCATAGCAGCTGGCAATACTGCCGTGCTCAAGACGTCGGAATTGGCAGCCCACACGGCTGCCGCTCTCCGGCAAATGATAGAAGATACTTTTGAGACAGACTACGTGACTTGCCTGGAAGGGGGACCGGAAACAGGGGACGCACTGGTTCACAGTGCCTTCGACTATATCTTCTTTACAGGCAGTGAATCCGTAGGACGGAAGGTGCTTCAGGCAGCTGCGGAAAATCTAGTGCCGGTGACCTTGGAGCTGGGAGGCAAGAGTCCTGTTATCGTAGATGAATCGGCTAATTTAAAGGCGGCGGCCCGGCGGATTGTCTGGGGAAAGCTGCTTAATGCCGGACAGACCTGTGTGGCACCGGATTACGTGCTGGTTCACCAGTCCGTAGAAGAAAAGCTGCTGGAACAGATGAAAAAAGCAGTGCGGAAATATTATGGTAAGAATGTAGAAAAAAGCCGGGACTACGGCCGTATCATTGACCGACGACAGTTTCAGCGTATTTCCAAGCTAATTGCATTGGAGAAAGATTCTCTGTTTTTTGGAGGCGGCAGCAATCCGCAAACGTTGTATATTGAGCCCACCATCCTGCGTCTGGCAGGCTGGGACCATCCTGTTATGGAGGAGGAGATCTTTGGACCGGTGCTGCCGGTTATTGCGTATGGAGAACTGGAGGGAGCGATAAGCCGCATTCAGCAGCGACCGAAGCCCCTGGCTTTGTATCTGTTCACCAGAAGGAAGAAGGTCGAAAAGAAAGTGATTAAGGAGCTTTCCTCTGGCGGGGCTTGCATCAATGATACAATTCTGCATCTGGCAAATCACTGGCTGCCCTTCGGCGGAGTAGGCCGGTCGGGCATGGGCAGTTACCATGGGCAGCAGAGTTTCCATACGTTTTCTCATGAGAAAGGGGTGCTGAAAAAACCAGCTTCTCTGAATAATACCTTAGCTTATCCGCCTTTCACCAAGGGAAAGCTATGGCTGGTGAAACGGTTTCTCCGGTAA
- a CDS encoding Mur ligase family protein: MADTIWTLKTYVDLLKEHDLLVQTNAGEQQLEGVVKHLSYNSTDVKYGTLFICKGAHFKVEYLKSALQEGAFAYISQEKYDLGEEETNIPYILVSDMRKALAYLSDLYYGQVWKKLNLVGITGTKGKSTTTYFMRSILDDYLKDMKKPKSAVLSGIDNYDGVLSEESHLTTPETLDLHRHFAHAVNSGIEYLSMEVSSQALKYHRTLGIQYTVGCFLNIGEDHISDIEHTDFEDYFQSKLKLFSQCDTACINLDSDHVERVLVAAQSCKRVLTFGLDEKADIYGYNISTSGNSISFQVRSDSFDEAFKLSMPGIFNVSNALAAISICYALNIPLKNIRAGLKKAQVSGRMEVYTNLNKDLYVIVDYAHNKMSFESLFASMKKEFPDKKITIVFGCPGKKALARRRELGDIAGRYSDQVFITEEDAGEEPLMTICQEIAKHVEEHHCKCAIIPDRKEAIRQAIAGADRDTVVLVTGKGRETRQKRGTSYIDTPSDVEYVQEFLRDR, encoded by the coding sequence ATGGCCGATACCATATGGACTTTAAAAACATACGTGGACTTGCTAAAAGAGCACGATCTGCTGGTGCAGACCAACGCAGGAGAACAGCAGCTGGAGGGAGTGGTTAAGCATTTATCTTACAATTCCACAGATGTAAAATACGGAACTTTATTCATCTGCAAGGGAGCTCATTTTAAGGTGGAATACTTGAAAAGTGCTCTTCAAGAGGGAGCATTTGCCTATATCAGCCAAGAGAAATACGATTTGGGGGAAGAAGAGACGAATATCCCTTATATCTTAGTGAGCGACATGCGAAAAGCGCTGGCGTATCTGTCTGATTTGTACTATGGGCAGGTGTGGAAAAAGCTGAATTTGGTCGGCATTACAGGAACGAAAGGCAAGTCCACTACCACCTATTTCATGCGTTCTATTTTAGACGATTATTTGAAAGACATGAAAAAACCTAAGAGCGCCGTACTCTCTGGCATCGACAATTATGACGGAGTTCTCAGCGAGGAGTCTCATCTAACCACGCCGGAAACGTTGGATTTGCATCGGCACTTTGCCCACGCAGTGAACTCTGGTATCGAATATTTATCCATGGAGGTATCCAGTCAGGCTTTGAAATATCATCGGACTTTAGGAATTCAGTATACGGTGGGGTGTTTCCTCAACATTGGAGAGGACCACATCAGTGACATTGAGCACACCGATTTTGAAGATTATTTCCAGTCTAAATTGAAACTTTTTAGTCAGTGCGACACCGCCTGTATAAATCTGGATAGTGATCATGTAGAGCGAGTGCTTGTGGCAGCTCAGTCCTGCAAACGCGTCTTAACCTTCGGTCTGGATGAAAAAGCCGATATTTATGGGTACAATATTTCTACCAGTGGAAATAGTATATCCTTTCAGGTGCGATCCGACAGCTTTGACGAAGCTTTCAAGTTGAGCATGCCGGGGATTTTTAATGTTTCCAACGCGCTGGCAGCTATTTCTATCTGCTATGCACTGAACATTCCGCTGAAAAATATACGGGCAGGACTGAAAAAAGCCCAAGTTAGCGGACGAATGGAGGTATACACCAACCTGAACAAGGATTTATATGTGATTGTAGATTACGCCCACAACAAGATGAGTTTTGAATCGCTGTTTGCTTCGATGAAGAAAGAATTCCCTGATAAGAAGATTACGATTGTATTTGGCTGCCCGGGGAAAAAGGCTCTGGCCAGAAGACGGGAACTGGGGGATATCGCAGGGCGCTATTCCGATCAGGTCTTTATCACTGAAGAGGATGCGGGGGAAGAACCTTTGATGACAATCTGCCAGGAAATTGCCAAGCACGTGGAAGAACATCATTGTAAGTGCGCCATCATTCCTGACCGCAAGGAAGCTATCCGGCAGGCCATCGCTGGGGCAGACCGGGATACGGTGGTCTTGGTGACAGGAAAAGGCCGGGAGACCCGGCAGAAGCGGGGGACCAGCTATATCGATACCCCTTCGGACGTAGAGTATGTTCAGGAATTTTTAAGAGACAGGTAG
- a CDS encoding aspartate/glutamate racemase family protein: MREKGQKVLGVMGGMGPLATQHFYKKIIEKTAASQDQDHLNMIVLNHVSMPDRTAAIKSGDLEDLYHKLLHDAKFLEVGGADYIAIPSNSCHLLVDRLQKHLKIPIIHMIKEAALSVYCRHGSNFKMGILAADGTLATKLYQEECKALDIKVLEPSAENQERIMNIIYKGIKGGAPINKKEFEKVEREMKEEGCKCVLLASAELSCFKEMYGLSDFYIDAMDVLADRAIVLCEKTLKE; this comes from the coding sequence ATGAGAGAAAAAGGACAAAAAGTCTTGGGTGTTATGGGCGGAATGGGGCCTTTGGCGACCCAGCATTTCTACAAAAAAATTATTGAAAAGACGGCGGCTAGCCAGGACCAAGATCATCTGAATATGATTGTTTTAAATCACGTCAGTATGCCAGACCGAACCGCCGCCATCAAAAGCGGTGATTTAGAAGACCTATATCACAAGTTGCTTCATGATGCCAAATTCTTGGAGGTGGGCGGTGCGGATTACATCGCTATCCCCAGCAACAGCTGCCATCTGTTGGTGGACAGGCTGCAAAAACATCTGAAGATTCCTATCATCCACATGATTAAAGAGGCGGCTCTCTCGGTGTATTGCCGACATGGCAGCAACTTTAAGATGGGGATTCTAGCGGCAGACGGCACTTTGGCAACTAAGTTGTACCAAGAGGAGTGCAAAGCTCTAGATATAAAAGTCCTGGAACCTTCAGCAGAAAATCAAGAGCGTATCATGAACATAATCTACAAGGGTATTAAGGGCGGAGCACCTATAAATAAGAAAGAATTTGAAAAAGTGGAAAGAGAGATGAAAGAGGAAGGCTGCAAATGTGTGTTGCTAGCCTCCGCAGAACTTTCTTGCTTTAAAGAGATGTACGGTCTTTCGGACTTTTATATAGACGCGATGGATGTGTTGGCAGACCGAGCCATCGTCCTGTGCGAAAAGACATTGAAGGAATGA
- a CDS encoding carboxylate--amine ligase produces the protein MKKNFIPLLFAGDINVYSVARAFHEAYGVKPFVYGKYPTGPCYKSKIMNYHPEPKADQQDTFLSLVLDFAQRHAQEKILLIGCGDSYVQLISANKDKLPANVIAPYIPIQMMDDLIHKEKFYAMCEKAGVDYPATFVHKKDMGADFEMPFEGPFIVKPANGIEYWRHPFATQKKVYKADSREELESILSDIYGAGYEDSIIIQDFIPGDDTFMRVLTNYSDKQGQVKMMCLGHVLLEEHTPHGIGNHAVIITEHNEQVEAQFKQLLESMGYIGFSNFDIKYDTRDGKYKVFEINTRQGRSNFYVTGAGANVARCLVEDYVEDKPLTEHFVRNRHLWLVVPKGVAFTYIKPEVYKQEMRELFAAGKWVNPLFYKEDSGLIRRLKLLKSQLGHYVKFKKYLGK, from the coding sequence ATGAAAAAGAACTTTATTCCGTTGCTTTTTGCAGGGGATATTAATGTATACAGTGTAGCCAGGGCCTTTCACGAGGCCTACGGAGTTAAACCCTTTGTGTATGGGAAATATCCTACAGGGCCCTGCTACAAGAGTAAGATCATGAATTATCATCCAGAACCTAAAGCTGATCAGCAGGATACCTTCCTGTCCTTAGTGTTGGACTTTGCCCAACGTCACGCTCAGGAGAAAATCCTTCTAATCGGCTGCGGGGATAGTTACGTACAGCTGATTAGTGCCAACAAGGACAAGCTGCCAGCCAATGTCATTGCCCCCTATATTCCTATCCAGATGATGGACGATTTAATTCACAAGGAAAAGTTTTATGCTATGTGTGAGAAGGCGGGGGTGGATTATCCTGCTACCTTTGTGCATAAAAAGGATATGGGAGCCGACTTTGAGATGCCTTTTGAAGGTCCTTTTATCGTCAAGCCTGCCAACGGCATTGAATATTGGCGTCATCCTTTTGCTACCCAGAAAAAGGTGTACAAGGCGGATTCCAGAGAAGAGCTGGAGAGCATCTTGTCGGATATTTACGGGGCAGGTTATGAAGACTCCATTATTATTCAGGATTTCATTCCGGGAGATGATACGTTCATGCGGGTTCTGACTAATTATTCGGACAAGCAGGGACAGGTGAAGATGATGTGTCTGGGTCATGTGCTCTTGGAGGAACATACGCCTCACGGCATCGGCAATCATGCGGTCATCATAACAGAGCACAACGAGCAGGTAGAAGCTCAATTTAAACAGCTGTTAGAGAGCATGGGCTATATTGGCTTTTCCAATTTTGACATTAAGTACGATACCAGAGACGGCAAGTACAAGGTCTTTGAAATTAACACCCGACAGGGCCGGAGCAATTTCTATGTGACAGGAGCGGGCGCTAATGTGGCCAGGTGTCTGGTAGAAGACTATGTGGAAGACAAGCCGTTGACAGAACATTTTGTGCGCAACCGCCACCTATGGCTGGTAGTGCCTAAAGGCGTGGCCTTCACATACATTAAGCCGGAAGTTTATAAGCAGGAGATGCGGGAACTTTTTGCAGCTGGTAAATGGGTGAATCCACTGTTTTATAAAGAAGATAGCGGGTTGATTCGTCGGCTGAAGCTGCTGAAATCTCAGCTGGGACATTACGTGAAGTTTAAAAAATATCTGGGAAAATAA